The Nitrospinaceae bacterium genome has a window encoding:
- a CDS encoding PIN domain-containing protein — protein sequence MRVVVDTSVLVNVALESSSFHEEGMRLHAFIKENKIEIMMPMHGMFEVACAMAHSKLSGNLIIDKSLNEENGWVFIPVPIDESFFKKYFSPELPYIRAGDFIFMAYAKGENIPLITRDQKLSAKAKEAGVEVYEPIEFIEQFS from the coding sequence ATGAGAGTTGTCGTTGATACCAGTGTTTTGGTGAATGTTGCGCTTGAATCCAGTTCCTTCCATGAAGAGGGTATGAGACTTCACGCCTTCATCAAGGAAAATAAAATAGAAATTATGATGCCGATGCACGGAATGTTCGAAGTGGCGTGTGCGATGGCGCATAGTAAGCTAAGTGGGAATCTTATTATTGATAAGTCACTCAATGAAGAAAATGGATGGGTATTTATTCCCGTACCAATCGATGAAAGTTTTTTTAAAAAATACTTCTCTCCAGAGCTTCCTTACATCAGGGCCGGGGATTTTATTTTTATGGCTTATGCTAAAGGTGAAAATATCCCCCTGATTACACGCGATCAAAAACTTTCTGCAAAAGCGAAAGAGGCTGGAGTGGAAGTTTACGAGCCAATTGAATTTATTGAACAATTCTCCTGA
- a CDS encoding dCTP deaminase, protein MSIKSDRWITRMATENKMIEPFEANQVRDGKISYGVSSYGYDIRIANEFKIFTNVNSTIVDPKNFDESSLVTVVSDTCIIPPNSFALARTVEYFRIPRSVLTICVGKSTYARCGIIVNVTPFEPEWEGYVTLEVSNTTPLPAKIYAYEGIAQVLFFESDEVCETSYADKKGKYQNQQGLTLPKL, encoded by the coding sequence ATGAGCATCAAGTCTGATCGATGGATTACCCGCATGGCTACCGAGAATAAAATGATCGAACCATTCGAGGCCAATCAGGTTAGAGACGGAAAAATTTCCTATGGTGTTTCTTCGTATGGCTACGACATTCGTATTGCTAATGAATTCAAAATCTTTACAAATGTTAATTCAACGATCGTTGATCCAAAGAATTTTGATGAGAGCTCTCTGGTCACTGTAGTTTCGGACACCTGCATTATTCCTCCCAATTCTTTTGCGCTTGCGAGGACTGTTGAGTATTTCAGGATACCGAGAAGTGTCCTGACAATATGTGTAGGTAAGAGCACATATGCCCGTTGTGGCATTATTGTAAATGTCACACCTTTCGAGCCCGAGTGGGAGGGGTATGTGACTCTCGAGGTTTCCAATACGACCCCGCTTCCGGCTAAAATTTATGCGTACGAGGGCATTGCTCAAGTTCTGTTCTTTGAAAGTGATGAAGTTTGTGAAACTTCCTATGCGGACAAAAAGGGTAAATATCAGAACCAGCAAGGCCTCACGTTGCCCAAGTTGTAG
- a CDS encoding calcium/sodium antiporter produces the protein MESFFESLPIWLNLLFFVFGVGAVIKGASWFTDGSVGIADATGIPKIFVGATIVSLATTTPEISVSWIAAYLRHPETSVGNAVGSTICNIGLILAVASAIQGVKIPRMTVRVHGAFMLLAGVVLVFLSFDGQLGRQEGFLLLVGTVFFLWVMVRQSGWESGGGSLENEPNDWGNITRNFFLGGLCVVGGSILIVQNATIFARAAGVSELLIGLTLVALGTSLPELITAVSSSLRGHGDIAVGNVVGANVLNITLVLGGAAFIVPLKIERQMFVLDFPVMLSLMGLLLLLAVLRGKVGRVGGLIFISIYAVYLFFLVAFFSA, from the coding sequence GTGGAGTCATTTTTCGAGAGCCTTCCTATTTGGTTGAATTTGTTGTTCTTTGTTTTTGGAGTTGGTGCTGTTATCAAAGGGGCTTCTTGGTTCACGGACGGCTCGGTGGGAATTGCTGATGCGACGGGTATCCCTAAAATCTTTGTCGGTGCAACTATAGTCAGTCTCGCGACAACTACTCCAGAGATTAGCGTCTCGTGGATTGCCGCCTATCTAAGACACCCTGAGACATCCGTTGGCAACGCTGTTGGTTCAACAATTTGCAATATTGGGCTAATTCTGGCAGTTGCCTCGGCAATTCAAGGGGTGAAAATACCTCGCATGACGGTTCGGGTTCATGGTGCTTTCATGTTGCTTGCTGGGGTTGTTCTTGTTTTTTTGAGTTTTGATGGGCAATTGGGGAGACAGGAAGGTTTTCTTCTGCTAGTTGGGACTGTTTTTTTCCTTTGGGTAATGGTTCGCCAATCTGGCTGGGAAAGCGGTGGTGGGAGTCTTGAAAACGAACCGAACGATTGGGGGAATATCACCCGGAATTTCTTTTTGGGCGGATTGTGTGTCGTCGGGGGAAGTATACTCATTGTTCAGAATGCGACGATTTTCGCGCGTGCGGCAGGGGTGTCCGAATTGCTCATCGGGCTCACTCTAGTGGCTTTGGGTACTTCGCTTCCAGAGTTGATAACAGCGGTCTCCTCCTCGCTCCGAGGACATGGAGATATTGCCGTCGGTAATGTCGTGGGGGCTAATGTCCTAAATATCACTCTTGTTTTGGGTGGGGCAGCGTTTATCGTTCCGTTGAAAATTGAGAGGCAGATGTTTGTGCTTGATTTTCCAGTGATGCTCTCTCTTATGGGACTTCTCCTTCTTCTTGCAGTGTTGCGCGGGAAAGTAGGACGCGTGGGTGGTCTGATTTTTATCTCGATCTACGCGGTATACCTGTTCTTCTTGGTGGCATTTTTTTCTGCATGA
- a CDS encoding DMT family transporter codes for MEIPNNTTGIVFAIIASFSWAIFAFTIKYALDGASVLKTAAGVNGLNAITVTIVTLLIIPPSAFIPEHNETYIHLGLAGLFHIGISRIIFYTAIDRLGPNRSIPVAMSYPIITALTSAWLLGEAITWQIFFGLILLLAGITFIVNADAPRTQKDKNTAATWRLVGWVCAGFTSLLWGVAATFFKKAALDMHPLAVSSIALWIGFIVSFFAARLLDPEGVVPARSWRWILVSACCQTAAVPFYILAFTHTLAVRVTAIVSAQPLIVIPIGWLIMRESENITPRLIAGATLAVGGTILVII; via the coding sequence ATGGAAATCCCAAACAATACAACAGGAATAGTCTTCGCTATTATCGCTTCATTTTCATGGGCAATTTTTGCCTTTACCATAAAATACGCACTCGATGGCGCATCGGTTCTTAAAACCGCCGCTGGAGTCAACGGTTTAAATGCTATTACCGTAACTATCGTGACTCTTTTGATAATTCCACCTTCTGCATTTATTCCAGAGCACAACGAGACATACATTCATTTAGGCCTCGCCGGGCTTTTCCATATAGGCATCTCTCGGATTATTTTCTACACTGCAATTGACCGCTTAGGACCCAACAGATCAATACCAGTCGCAATGAGTTATCCGATCATCACCGCTCTGACCTCCGCCTGGCTTCTCGGAGAAGCTATAACTTGGCAAATTTTTTTTGGGCTTATTCTCTTGTTGGCAGGAATTACTTTTATCGTTAACGCCGATGCCCCCCGCACTCAAAAGGACAAAAACACCGCCGCTACATGGAGATTAGTAGGTTGGGTCTGCGCGGGCTTCACCTCACTGCTATGGGGCGTTGCAGCGACATTCTTTAAAAAGGCTGCACTCGATATGCATCCTCTCGCCGTATCTTCTATCGCTCTCTGGATAGGATTTATTGTCTCATTTTTTGCTGCCCGCCTACTCGACCCCGAAGGAGTAGTCCCAGCCCGTTCCTGGCGGTGGATTCTAGTGTCTGCCTGTTGCCAGACTGCAGCAGTTCCATTTTACATCCTCGCCTTCACTCACACGCTTGCAGTTCGAGTAACGGCCATCGTCTCTGCCCAGCCATTAATTGTAATTCCTATAGGCTGGCTCATAATGCGTGAATCAGAAAACATCACCCCTCGTCTCATTGCGGGGGCAACACTTGCTGTTGGGGGTACAATTCTCGTCATCATCTGA
- the rlmB gene encoding 23S rRNA (guanosine(2251)-2'-O)-methyltransferase RlmB has protein sequence MSPKKGREVICGVHATLAALARGPVRVKRLFIAPGRKGELGTKAREMAQEEGISVDEIPTGRLDELAGSRQHQGMAVEVHPTPILTLDAFLEVLPLEKPPILLLDGIQDPRNLGAILRTAAALGAGGALWPKDSAAELTSSVAKAAAGAIESLPLACVTNMSRAVEAVKKAGYWAIAGDPEGEVVLGSGDALPLPAALVLGSEGKGVRRLVRKNCDIGVRIPLSGGIVSSLNVSVAAGILLCEIVSQAAKSNIIHGVPKKDNPDFAKA, from the coding sequence ATGTCCCCCAAAAAGGGTCGCGAGGTCATCTGCGGCGTGCACGCTACATTGGCGGCTCTAGCCAGGGGGCCAGTGAGGGTCAAACGTCTTTTCATTGCGCCTGGACGAAAAGGCGAGCTTGGCACTAAAGCGAGGGAGATGGCCCAAGAAGAGGGAATTTCAGTTGATGAAATCCCAACTGGGCGGCTCGATGAATTGGCTGGTAGCCGTCAGCATCAAGGGATGGCCGTGGAGGTGCATCCCACACCAATACTGACATTAGATGCGTTTTTGGAAGTATTGCCACTCGAAAAACCCCCAATTTTACTCCTGGATGGGATCCAGGATCCTCGTAATTTGGGGGCAATTCTCCGAACGGCTGCGGCTCTCGGCGCCGGTGGGGCTCTTTGGCCCAAGGATTCGGCGGCGGAATTGACCTCTTCAGTAGCCAAGGCGGCGGCCGGAGCCATCGAGAGCTTGCCGTTGGCTTGCGTTACGAACATGTCCAGAGCTGTGGAAGCGGTCAAAAAGGCGGGTTATTGGGCTATTGCTGGAGATCCTGAAGGCGAAGTTGTATTAGGGAGTGGTGATGCCCTCCCTTTGCCCGCTGCTCTTGTTCTCGGGAGCGAGGGGAAGGGTGTCCGGCGGTTAGTACGTAAAAACTGTGATATAGGGGTGCGTATTCCGCTTTCTGGGGGTATAGTTAGCTCTCTGAATGTGTCGGTTGCCGCAGGAATTCTGCTTTGTGAGATAGTCTCTCAGGCAGCTAAATCGAATATTATTCATGGTGTTCCGAAAAAGGACAATCCTGACTTCGCTAAGGCTTGA
- a CDS encoding methyltransferase domain-containing protein: protein MQSQDSVVKIYDRWGKIYDIIFKWIFSEGRDVGVEMLDLKPGETLLEVGVGTGLSLPLYPRYSKISGIDISPKMLEKALEKVAEYRLTNIELDVMDAQKMDYPDNSFDCVTACYVVSAAPDPLKVVSEICRVCKPGGRIVFINHFKSHNRLLAAFETLINGVCKKFGWETTLDLDALLEATNLSPRATEKVNLFDYWRAVLCINPEK from the coding sequence ATGCAGAGCCAAGATTCCGTCGTTAAAATTTATGACCGATGGGGCAAAATCTACGATATTATTTTCAAGTGGATTTTCAGTGAAGGTCGGGATGTTGGCGTTGAAATGCTCGACTTAAAACCGGGAGAAACACTCCTTGAAGTCGGCGTTGGGACAGGACTTTCTCTCCCGCTTTATCCACGATACAGCAAGATTTCTGGTATCGACATCTCCCCAAAGATGCTCGAAAAAGCATTGGAAAAAGTTGCAGAGTACAGACTAACCAATATAGAACTCGATGTTATGGATGCACAGAAAATGGACTACCCTGATAATAGTTTCGATTGCGTAACAGCCTGCTACGTAGTCAGTGCAGCACCAGATCCTCTTAAAGTCGTTTCGGAAATATGCCGTGTATGCAAGCCAGGTGGCAGAATAGTTTTCATTAATCACTTCAAAAGCCACAACCGCTTACTCGCCGCATTTGAAACCCTTATCAATGGTGTTTGTAAGAAATTCGGATGGGAGACAACTCTAGATTTAGATGCACTTCTAGAGGCCACAAATCTTTCTCCAAGAGCTACCGAGAAGGTAAACTTGTTTGACTACTGGCGCGCAGTTCTCTGTATAAATCCCGAAAAATAA
- a CDS encoding Na+:solute symporter — protein sequence MLSTLDWTLIFAYLLFALAAGVWTSKAASTSLASYFVAGRSLPWWWVGISMVATTFASDTPLVVAGIVASRGISGNWFWWAGLIGSMGVATFFAPLWRRAGVVTDAELVEKRYGPGPGAALRAFKAVYSSCIVNLIVMGWVFRAMGKIAAPFVRWSEILPGGVWAAIEGNWPAAFVLGTVNETVTVALLVLLVGAYASAGGLRGVMLTDLFQFLIALVGGIIFAWIAVAHVGGLSGLVEKLGEIYGAAGAEAILSFTPPSGAEWAGWQVVAVFLFVVWWAHGNADGGGYVAQRLSAAATPKDAQKGMRLFAFANYVIRPWPWILIGLVGLVVFPKGMDAAVGTAAARALADREAVYPLLMAELLPAGLLGLSLVGLLGAFMSTVDTHLNWGASYLVNDLYARFIRPTAGRRELVAACRIGVVLMTLGSLAVASRIGSIEWAWKFNISLGAGLGLPVILRWLWWRTTAWTEAAGMAAAFGVALWLNMGAQVPEFAEIILWEACAGGLAMICATWCSQSVDRDILLAFHKDVRPPGAWGPIRALGAERSAAGEPAAGPESGESEAEPLGRMVARWLLSSLATFGAMFALGALLVGTWAGVAGYAGVIAAACAGLWALHRGERAQK from the coding sequence ATGCTATCGACCCTCGACTGGACATTAATATTTGCGTATCTCCTGTTCGCTTTGGCCGCAGGCGTCTGGACGTCGAAGGCGGCGTCTACGAGTTTGGCGTCGTATTTTGTGGCGGGGCGCTCGCTGCCGTGGTGGTGGGTGGGCATCAGCATGGTGGCGACGACGTTTGCCTCGGACACGCCGCTGGTTGTGGCGGGGATTGTGGCGAGCCGGGGGATATCGGGCAATTGGTTTTGGTGGGCGGGACTAATTGGCTCGATGGGGGTGGCGACGTTTTTTGCGCCGCTCTGGCGGCGGGCCGGGGTGGTGACGGACGCAGAATTGGTGGAAAAAAGATACGGGCCAGGGCCGGGGGCGGCGCTTCGGGCGTTCAAGGCGGTGTATTCGTCCTGCATCGTGAATCTGATTGTGATGGGCTGGGTGTTTCGGGCGATGGGGAAAATTGCGGCGCCGTTTGTGCGCTGGAGTGAAATACTGCCGGGGGGCGTCTGGGCGGCGATTGAGGGAAATTGGCCTGCGGCGTTTGTACTAGGGACGGTGAACGAGACGGTGACGGTGGCGCTGCTGGTTTTGCTGGTTGGGGCCTACGCGAGCGCGGGGGGCTTGCGCGGGGTGATGTTGACGGATCTGTTTCAGTTTTTAATTGCGCTGGTGGGGGGAATTATTTTTGCCTGGATTGCGGTGGCGCATGTGGGCGGCCTATCGGGGCTGGTCGAGAAGTTAGGGGAAATATATGGCGCGGCAGGGGCGGAGGCGATTTTGTCGTTCACGCCGCCCTCGGGGGCCGAGTGGGCTGGCTGGCAGGTGGTGGCGGTGTTTTTGTTTGTTGTCTGGTGGGCGCATGGGAATGCAGACGGCGGGGGCTATGTGGCCCAGCGGCTTAGCGCGGCGGCGACGCCGAAGGACGCCCAAAAGGGGATGCGCCTGTTTGCCTTTGCGAACTATGTGATTCGGCCCTGGCCCTGGATTTTAATCGGGCTGGTGGGGCTGGTGGTGTTTCCCAAGGGGATGGATGCGGCTGTGGGCACTGCGGCGGCGCGGGCGCTCGCCGACCGGGAGGCAGTTTATCCATTGCTTATGGCCGAATTGTTGCCTGCGGGGCTGCTGGGTTTGTCGCTTGTGGGCCTTTTAGGGGCCTTCATGAGCACGGTGGACACTCATCTGAACTGGGGGGCCAGTTATCTGGTTAACGACCTCTACGCGCGCTTTATTCGCCCCACAGCGGGCAGGCGGGAGTTGGTGGCGGCCTGCCGTATCGGGGTGGTGCTCATGACGCTGGGCTCGCTGGCCGTGGCCTCGCGCATCGGGAGCATTGAGTGGGCCTGGAAGTTCAATATTTCACTCGGCGCGGGGCTGGGGCTGCCGGTAATCCTGCGCTGGCTCTGGTGGCGAACAACGGCCTGGACCGAGGCGGCGGGGATGGCGGCGGCCTTCGGTGTTGCCCTGTGGCTGAACATGGGTGCACAAGTACCTGAATTTGCTGAGATTATACTGTGGGAGGCGTGCGCCGGGGGGCTGGCCATGATATGTGCGACATGGTGCAGTCAATCGGTGGATCGAGATATTCTCCTTGCCTTCCACAAAGACGTTCGCCCCCCGGGGGCATGGGGCCCCATCAGGGCGCTGGGCGCAGAGAGGTCTGCGGCGGGCGAGCCTGCGGCGGGGCCTGAATCTGGCGAGTCTGAGGCTGAGCCTCTGGGCCGGATGGTCGCGCGCTGGCTGCTCTCAAGCCTTGCCACCTTTGGGGCGATGTTTGCCCTGGGCGCGCTGTTGGTGGGCACCTGGGCTGGCGTGGCGGGCTATGCGGGGGTGATTGCTGCGGCGTGCGCCGGGCTCTGGGCCCTTCACCGCGGGGAGCGTGCGCAAAAGTAG
- a CDS encoding TRAM domain-containing protein, with amino-acid sequence MLGAFLGLSLYSTVSGMWLGALTGALAALWSFAFVSRLIRMSIGRVIGGLAGLILGLAASFAVMAMIGKNVPFTSRSLAALLIGLICAYIANAVGAAHGARLFGNPEMPSGGRAEGKVFEKILDTSVIIDGRIADICEAGFLDGPLILPKFVLHELQMIADSSDSLKRNRGRRGLDILKKIQQNPSLDIRIVETDFPKVREVDSKLVLLAKETSGKVMTNDFNLNKVAELQGVSVLNINELANAVKPVVLPGEVMNVLVLKEGKEFGQGVGYLDDGTMVVVDQAREHIGDKVSVSVTSVLQTTAGRMIFTKIKDDSDSTRNGG; translated from the coding sequence ATGCTGGGAGCATTTTTAGGGCTTTCTCTATATTCGACTGTAAGCGGGATGTGGCTGGGGGCATTAACGGGAGCTTTAGCGGCTCTGTGGTCCTTTGCTTTTGTATCGCGTCTCATAAGAATGAGCATAGGCCGTGTGATTGGTGGACTCGCAGGGTTGATCCTTGGTCTCGCGGCTTCATTTGCGGTAATGGCAATGATTGGTAAAAACGTGCCTTTCACGTCGCGCTCTCTAGCGGCGCTTCTTATCGGCTTAATTTGTGCCTATATAGCCAATGCCGTTGGTGCTGCTCATGGGGCTCGACTATTTGGAAACCCTGAAATGCCATCCGGGGGGCGGGCTGAAGGTAAGGTGTTCGAAAAGATTCTTGACACCAGTGTCATAATTGACGGCAGAATTGCCGATATTTGCGAGGCCGGTTTTTTGGATGGGCCTCTTATACTACCCAAATTCGTTCTTCATGAACTTCAGATGATTGCTGATTCGTCGGACTCTTTGAAGCGTAATCGGGGCCGACGTGGGCTGGACATTCTCAAGAAGATTCAGCAAAACCCGAGTCTGGATATTAGAATAGTAGAAACTGATTTCCCAAAAGTACGCGAAGTTGACTCGAAGCTCGTTCTTTTGGCAAAGGAGACGAGCGGAAAGGTCATGACGAATGATTTTAACCTGAATAAGGTGGCAGAGCTTCAGGGGGTTTCGGTTCTTAACATTAATGAGTTGGCAAACGCGGTGAAGCCTGTCGTTCTTCCGGGCGAGGTGATGAATGTACTTGTGCTCAAAGAGGGCAAGGAGTTTGGGCAGGGTGTCGGTTATCTTGATGATGGGACGATGGTTGTCGTCGATCAGGCCAGAGAGCATATCGGCGATAAAGTATCTGTTTCTGTAACTAGCGTGTTGCAAACTACTGCGGGAAGGATGATTTTCACCAAGATAAAGGATGATTCCGATTCGACCAGAAACGGCGGCTGA
- the moaC gene encoding cyclic pyranopterin monophosphate synthase MoaC: MAQELTHLDEKGRARMVEVGEKPETAREAVARGSVEMKSETLRLILDGGLPKGDVLGTARIAGVMGAKNCSDLIPMCHPLRLTSVEINFEPAQEGGCLEVEAIVRARDRTGVEMEALMAVSVASLTIYDMCKAVDKEMTITAVRLVKKTGGKSGTFIRAGE, from the coding sequence ATGGCACAGGAGTTGACCCATCTTGATGAAAAAGGCCGGGCCCGAATGGTCGAGGTTGGTGAGAAGCCTGAAACCGCGCGTGAGGCGGTTGCCAGGGGTAGTGTTGAGATGAAGTCTGAAACTCTTAGGCTAATTCTTGATGGGGGGCTTCCCAAGGGAGATGTTCTGGGAACCGCACGTATTGCTGGAGTCATGGGGGCCAAGAACTGCTCGGATCTGATCCCGATGTGCCATCCCCTGCGCTTGACCAGTGTTGAGATAAATTTTGAACCTGCACAAGAGGGTGGATGTCTTGAAGTGGAGGCTATTGTACGGGCACGCGATCGGACTGGTGTTGAAATGGAAGCGTTGATGGCTGTGAGTGTGGCGTCTTTAACAATTTATGATATGTGCAAAGCCGTTGATAAAGAGATGACTATTACCGCCGTCCGTCTTGTTAAAAAAACGGGTGGCAAAAGTGGGACTTTTATACGGGCAGGAGAGTGA
- the ispD gene encoding 2-C-methyl-D-erythritol 4-phosphate cytidylyltransferase, translated as MTIVPPAEKVGAVIPAAGGGRRLPGPVAKQFRELGGVPILHHTLRRISREGLISCIALALPFAELSSVELPDDLTVPLFPVAGGLERQHSVANGLAALPPKVEWVVVHDGARPLLPQGLIELCLMAAQETGASIAALPMSDTVKRDDGGEFVKETVARDELWLAQTPQVARRDLLERALSTASDKVFEGTDESSLLEALGVQVRLVNGSRFNFKITSPEDLALAEVCLARQEEAGEAFSSSGGGN; from the coding sequence ATGACAATCGTTCCTCCGGCTGAAAAAGTGGGTGCCGTCATTCCGGCGGCCGGCGGAGGGAGGCGTTTGCCTGGTCCGGTGGCCAAGCAGTTCCGGGAATTGGGCGGTGTTCCGATTCTTCATCACACCCTCAGGCGTATTTCACGAGAGGGCCTGATAAGTTGTATCGCGCTTGCTCTTCCATTTGCCGAATTAAGCTCTGTTGAATTGCCTGATGATCTGACTGTGCCGCTTTTCCCTGTGGCTGGGGGCTTAGAGCGCCAGCATTCGGTTGCCAATGGTCTTGCTGCTTTGCCCCCCAAGGTGGAATGGGTGGTGGTACACGATGGTGCAAGGCCTTTGCTTCCACAGGGCCTTATCGAATTATGCCTCATGGCAGCGCAGGAGACTGGGGCCTCTATCGCGGCACTTCCTATGAGCGATACCGTTAAGCGCGATGACGGAGGAGAGTTTGTGAAAGAGACGGTTGCGCGTGATGAGTTGTGGTTGGCACAAACGCCCCAAGTTGCTCGCCGTGATTTGCTGGAGCGGGCGCTCTCAACGGCCTCGGATAAAGTTTTTGAAGGTACTGATGAGTCCTCACTTCTTGAGGCTCTAGGTGTCCAGGTGAGGCTCGTTAATGGCTCAAGATTCAACTTCAAAATTACCTCACCTGAGGATCTTGCTCTGGCTGAGGTTTGTCTGGCGCGGCAAGAGGAGGCGGGTGAGGCTTTTTCATCATCCGGAGGAGGAAATTGA
- a CDS encoding 2-C-methyl-D-erythritol 2,4-cyclodiphosphate synthase, with product MTRIGVGYDVHRLEMGRPLIIGGVRIPFDKGLVGHSDADVLAHAISDAILGAAALGDIGTHFPDTDPQYAGADSMELLRQIVSLVSEKDFYPYNVDCVVIAEIPKLSPHIAEIKERLAAVLGLSTDSIGVKATTSEGLGFTGSGEGMAAHAVCTLIEKNP from the coding sequence TTGACTCGAATCGGAGTGGGCTACGACGTTCATCGCCTGGAGATGGGCCGACCGCTCATAATTGGCGGGGTGAGGATTCCTTTTGATAAAGGGTTGGTGGGGCACTCCGATGCAGATGTTCTTGCCCATGCGATTTCCGATGCTATTTTGGGAGCTGCCGCGCTCGGAGATATTGGTACCCATTTCCCGGATACGGATCCACAATATGCTGGTGCAGACAGCATGGAACTCCTCCGGCAGATCGTATCGTTGGTTAGTGAGAAGGATTTTTATCCATACAATGTCGATTGTGTGGTTATCGCCGAGATACCCAAGCTTTCGCCCCACATAGCAGAAATTAAGGAGCGGCTTGCCGCTGTGCTCGGATTGTCCACTGATTCCATTGGGGTGAAAGCAACAACTAGCGAGGGTTTGGGCTTCACTGGTAGTGGCGAGGGGATGGCCGCACATGCTGTCTGTACTCTAATTGAGAAGAACCCTTGA
- a CDS encoding cysteine--tRNA ligase, with product MSIQLYNTLTRKKEMLETLEPEHVKMYVCGVTVYDDCHLGHARAAIVFDVIRRHLEYKGNKVTFVCNFTDIDDKIIIRANRRKIPIAELTDEYIQRYHTDMDALGVKRADVFPRATEHIPEMIEMVRTLEEKGIAYRADSGDVYYDISKFKSYGKLSKRSTEDLESGYRIEPGEGKSNPLDFTLWKAAKPEEPYWESPWGNGRPGWHLECSVMSSRYLGEKFDIHGGGNDLVFPHHENEIAQSEGCTGHDWVRYWMHNGMVHINHEKMSKSKGNFFTIKAILEEHPAEVVRFFLLGTHYRHPVDYSDQVMLEARKGLDRLYNSILRLRQYATSGGEGLKKKMESVAAKFRKNFTLAMDDDFNTALALGHVFDFMRESNAVLQGGGWHIPEEAARPALEVYREVGEILGLFRMEPDEWFRQPQRGDVPGGANVEDGLASREFSESDIEGLISSRNEARNLKDFSEADRIRDELAEAGILLEDGSSDTIWKRRP from the coding sequence TTGTCCATTCAGCTCTACAACACATTGACTAGAAAAAAAGAGATGCTTGAAACGTTGGAGCCGGAGCACGTGAAAATGTACGTATGCGGGGTTACGGTTTACGACGACTGCCATCTCGGTCATGCGCGAGCCGCAATCGTTTTTGATGTCATCCGGCGCCATCTTGAATACAAGGGGAATAAAGTAACTTTCGTCTGCAATTTTACGGACATCGACGATAAAATAATTATTCGTGCGAACCGACGTAAGATTCCCATAGCCGAGCTGACTGATGAGTATATACAGAGGTACCACACAGACATGGACGCCCTGGGTGTAAAGCGGGCAGATGTCTTTCCCCGCGCGACAGAGCATATACCAGAGATGATCGAGATGGTACGAACTCTTGAAGAGAAAGGGATTGCCTACCGGGCCGATAGCGGCGATGTTTACTACGATATCTCTAAATTTAAGAGCTACGGAAAGCTCTCGAAACGATCGACCGAGGATCTAGAGTCTGGCTACCGCATCGAGCCTGGCGAGGGCAAGAGCAATCCCCTGGATTTCACTCTTTGGAAAGCGGCGAAGCCTGAGGAGCCTTACTGGGAGAGCCCTTGGGGTAATGGTCGTCCGGGCTGGCATCTGGAGTGCTCCGTCATGTCGAGCCGATATCTAGGTGAAAAATTCGATATTCATGGCGGTGGAAATGACTTGGTTTTTCCCCACCATGAAAACGAAATTGCCCAGAGCGAGGGATGCACCGGGCATGATTGGGTGCGCTATTGGATGCACAACGGGATGGTGCATATTAATCATGAGAAGATGAGCAAATCGAAGGGAAATTTCTTCACTATCAAAGCGATTCTCGAAGAACATCCCGCTGAGGTAGTGCGGTTTTTCCTGCTGGGAACACATTACCGTCATCCTGTGGATTACTCTGATCAGGTGATGCTTGAGGCGAGAAAAGGTCTAGATCGTCTTTACAACTCTATTCTTCGTCTCAGGCAATATGCCACTAGTGGTGGAGAGGGTCTCAAAAAGAAAATGGAATCCGTCGCTGCCAAATTCAGAAAGAACTTCACGCTCGCGATGGACGATGATTTCAATACTGCCCTTGCGCTAGGGCATGTGTTCGATTTTATGCGCGAATCCAATGCTGTACTCCAAGGGGGGGGCTGGCATATTCCCGAGGAAGCAGCGCGGCCAGCGCTTGAGGTTTATCGCGAGGTAGGAGAGATTCTCGGCCTTTTTCGCATGGAGCCGGACGAGTGGTTTCGCCAGCCACAGCGCGGTGATGTCCCAGGAGGTGCCAATGTGGAAGATGGGCTCGCGAGTAGAGAGTTTTCAGAGAGTGATATCGAGGGACTCATTTCGAGTAGGAACGAGGCCCGTAATTTAAAAGATTTTTCTGAGGCCGACCGAATTCGGGATGAGTTGGCCGAGGCGGGTATCTTACTAGAAGATGGCTCGTCGGATACAATTTGGAAGCGAAGGCCTTAA